The following are from one region of the Endozoicomonas sp. 4G genome:
- a CDS encoding C2H2-type zinc finger protein yields MLSKKLLILALAIAFSVHCSNGHAQEMSMPLLFALDVGKALFPVRDVLPERYCFSPATGVFPATGVETKAYSRAAPDDSAYSEDSDSEDSGSEDSDTSDENSDNCSDEDETESDVQCENTTQGSFRALIEFSQYCATLGLEMNEQESISDSKIPPQSGVELTQALTQAGQRPKKTKVHQCDYQGCDFSTDHRGNLKAHKQTHLPADQRLRLQCDHEGCDFSTDHRGNLKAHKRTHLPADQRPRHQCDHEGCNFSTDYRGNLKVHKQIHLPADQRPRHQCDHQGCDFRTDYPSHLKRHKQTHLPADQRPRHQCDHEGCNYSSGQASNLKVHKQTHLPADQRLRGYQCDHEGCDFRTNYMSHLKRHKRIHLPADQRPKVHQCDHEGCDFRSNYKSHLKRHKQTHLSADQSLRVVQQCECDHEGCDFRTDYKTHLKRHKQTHLPADQRPRHQCDHEGCNFGSGHASNLKVHKLTHLPADQRPRVHQCDHEGCDFRTDYTSHLKKHKKTHLPGYQRPKRKAHDQPPSNAKRKKGDKE; encoded by the coding sequence TTGCTATCCAAAAAATTATTGATTTTGGCTTTGGCCATTGCCTTTTCTGTGCATTGCTCAAATGGCCACGCTCAGGAAATGAGTATGCCTTTGCTCTTCGCTCTGGATGTTGGCAAGGCGCTTTTCCCAGTCCGGGATGTGCTACCGGAACGCTATTGCTTTTCTCCTGCCACCGGCGTTTTTCCTGCCACCGGCGTCGAGACTAAGGCTTACAGTCGGGCAGCCCCTGATGATAGTGCCTACAGCGAAGACAGTGACAGCGAAGACAGTGGCAGTGAAGACAGCGACACCTCTGATGAAAACAGCGACAACTGTTCTGACGAAGACGAAACTGAATCTGATGTTCAGTGTGAAAACACGACACAGGGTTCTTTTCGGGCATTAATCGAATTCAGTCAGTATTGTGCGACTTTGGGACTGGAAATGAATGAACAGGAGTCCATTTCAGACAGTAAAATACCCCCTCAGTCAGGGGTAGAGCTGACTCAAGCCCTAACTCAAGCAGGCCAGAGACCCAAGAAAACCAAGGTGCACCAGTGTGACTATCAGGGTTGCGACTTCAGCACCGACCATAGGGGCAATCTGAAAGCGCACAAACAGACCCACCTGCCTGCCGACCAGAGACTCAGGCTCCAGTGCGACCATGAGGGCTGCGACTTCAGCACCGACCATAGGGGCAATCTGAAAGCGCACAAACGGACCCACCTGCCTGCCGACCAGAGACCCAGGCACCAGTGCGATCATGAGGGCTGCAACTTCAGCACCGATTATAGGGGCAATCTGAAAGTGCATAAACAGATCCACCTGCCTGCCGACCAGAGACCCAGGCACCAGTGCGACCATCAGGGCTGCGACTTCAGAACCGACTACCCGAGCCATCTGAAAAGGCACAAACAGACCCACCTGCCTGCCGACCAGAGGCCCAGGCACCAGTGCGACCATGAGGGCTGCAACTACAGCAGTGGCCAGGCGAGCAATCTGAAAGTACACAAACAGACCCACCTGCCTGCCGACCAGAGACTCAGGGGGTACCAGTGTGACCATGAGGGCTGCGACTTCAGAACCAACTACATGAGCCATCTGAAAAGGCACAAACGGATCCACCTGCCTGCCGACCAGAGACCCAAGGTGCACCAGTGTGACCATGAGGGCTGCGACTTCAGAAGCAACTACAAGAGCCATCTGAAAAGGCACAAACAGACCCACCTGTCTGCCGACCAGAGTCTCAGGGTGGTGCAGCAGTGTGAGTGTGACCATGAGGGCTGCGACTTCAGAACCGACTACAAAACCCATCTGAAAAGGCACAAACAGACCCACCTGCCTGCCGACCAGAGGCCCAGGCACCAGTGCGACCATGAGGGCTGCAACTTCGGCAGCGGCCATGCGAGCAATCTGAAAGTGCACAAACTGACCCACCTGCCTGCCGACCAGAGACCCAGGGTGCACCAGTGTGACCATGAGGGCTGCGACTTCAGAACCGACTACACGAGCCATCTGAAAAAGCACAAAAAGACCCACCTGCCTGGCTACCAGAGACCCAAAAGAAAAGCGCATGATCAGCCGCCATCTAACGCGAAAAGAAAGAAGGGTGATAAAGAATGA
- a CDS encoding C2H2-type zinc finger protein translates to MLSKKTLILILVVAVSVHCPNGHAQENRLPLLFSFAVGRAHIPVWDGLPEEPGEEGIEWYHFDMPRVCFGDDILLKPDTRYCFSPDLEVKAEAYRRAASDDSAYSEDSDSEDSGTSDESSDDRSEEDETDVQPVNKAPDSFQALNKMSQYCATLRLEMIEQEFISDSNIPTDSETGVTEVDSADQGPKRPRKPRKPRKPKEHQCDHEGCNYSTVYTSHLRMHKEIHLPAHQRPKRPKVHQCGHEDCNYRTDRASNLKKHKQTHLPADQRLRRYPCDHEGCDYSCYQASDLKRHKQIHLPADHRLKVHQCDHKGCNYRADQVSNLKRHKQTHLPDDQRPRRPKVHQCDHEGCSYNSDHLGSLKRHKQIHLPVDQRPVRSKVYQCDHEGCNYSTDQAGNLKRHKQTHLPGDERPERPRVHQCDHEGCNYSTSYLCNLKTHKQTHLPADQRPGVHQCDHGGCNYSTAYAGDLKKHRRIHLPVDQRLKVHQCDHKGCSYSSDQKSHLKQHKNTHLPADQRPKVHRCNHEGCNYITDHSGSLKKHKQTHLPVDQRTKRPKRKAYNQPPPNEKRKKGDQE, encoded by the coding sequence TTGCTATCCAAAAAAACATTGATTCTGATCTTGGTCGTGGCTGTTTCTGTGCATTGCCCTAATGGCCACGCTCAGGAAAACAGGTTGCCTTTGCTCTTTTCTTTCGCTGTCGGCAGAGCGCATATCCCAGTCTGGGATGGGCTACCAGAGGAACCAGGAGAAGAGGGCATTGAATGGTACCACTTCGACATGCCACGAGTTTGCTTCGGTGATGACATCCTCTTAAAGCCAGATACACGCTATTGCTTTTCTCCTGACCTTGAGGTCAAAGCTGAAGCTTACCGTCGGGCAGCCTCTGATGATAGTGCCTACAGCGAAGACAGTGACAGTGAAGACAGCGGTACCTCTGACGAAAGCAGTGATGATCGTTCTGAAGAAGACGAAACGGATGTTCAACCTGTAAACAAGGCACCTGATTCTTTTCAAGCATTAAACAAAATGAGTCAGTATTGTGCGACTCTGAGGCTGGAAATGATTGAGCAGGAGTTTATTTCAGACAGTAATATCCCCACTGATTCAGAGACAGGCGTGACAGAAGTAGACTCTGCTGACCAGGGACCCAAGAGACCCAGGAAGCCCAGAAAGCCCAGAAAGCCCAAGGAGCACCAGTGTGACCACGAGGGCTGCAACTACAGCACCGTCTACACAAGCCATCTTAGAATGCACAAAGAGATCCACCTGCCTGCCCACCAGAGACCCAAGAGACCAAAGGTGCACCAGTGTGGCCATGAGGACTGCAACTACAGGACCGACCGGGCAAGCAATCTGAAAAAACACAAGCAGACCCACCTGCCTGCCGACCAGAGATTAAGGAGGTACCCGTGTGACCATGAGGGCTGCGACTACAGCTGCTATCAGGCGTCCGATCTGAAAAGGCACAAGCAGATCCACCTGCCTGCTGACCACAGACTTAAGGTGCATCAGTGTGACCATAAGGGCTGCAACTACAGAGCCGATCAGGTGAGCAATCTGAAAAGGCACAAGCAAACCCACCTGCCCGATGACCAGAGACCTAGAAGACCCAAGGTGCACCAGTGTGACCATGAGGGGTGCAGCTACAACAGCGATCATTTGGGTAGTTTGAAAAGGCACAAACAGATCCATTTGCCTGTCGATCAGAGACCCGTGAGATCCAAGGTGTACCAGTGTGACCATGAGGGCTGCAACTACAGCACCGATCAGGCGGGCAATCTGAAAAGGCACAAACAGACCCACTTGCCTGGCGACGAGAGACCCGAGAGACCCAGGGTGCACCAGTGCGACCATGAGGGCTGCAACTACAGCACCAGCTACTTGTGCAATCTGAAAACGCACAAACAGACCCACCTGCCTGCCGACCAGCGGCCCGGGGTGCACCAGTGCGACCATGGGGGTTGCAATTACAGCACCGCCTATGCGGGCGATCTGAAAAAGCACAGGCGGATCCACCTGCCTGTCGACCAGCGGCTCAAGGTGCACCAGTGTGACCATAAAGGCTGCAGCTACAGCAGCGACCAGAAGAGCCATCTGAAACAGCACAAGAATACCCACCTGCCTGCCGACCAGCGGCCCAAGGTGCACCGGTGTAACCATGAGGGCTGTAACTATATCACCGACCACAGTGGCAGTCTGAAAAAGCACAAACAGACTCACCTGCCTGTCGACCAGAGAACTAAAAGACCCAAAAGAAAAGCGTATAACCAGCCACCACCTAACGAGAAAAGAAAGAAGGGTGATCAAGAATAA
- a CDS encoding C2H2-type zinc finger protein produces MLFKKSLILAMAFSVHCSNGFAEEVSMPLLFALAVGKALYPVRDGLPERYCFFPATGVFPATGVSPDYGIKFKTYRRAASDDSADSEDSGSEDSSTSDKNSDNSTDKNEADADVQYVTTTLNPFPVSNEISQYCAALALKKIKQEPVSDSEKPTDAEVDVTDMSSVNPLEITLPASGSDHMDHLKTHKQPRLTAHQRTRLRQCDYEGCNFGTSYAGNLKKHKQTHLPADQRHKLHQCDHEDCYYSTDYVSHLKMHKKTHLPADQRHKLYQCDHEGCDYSTDYVSHLKIHKQTHLPVDQRHKRYHCEGCNYSTDRADHLERHKETHLPVNQRLKKPKVYQCDHEGCNYITNYTGNLKKHKQTHLSADQRAKRPKRRAYDQPPSNENNAKRKKGDQE; encoded by the coding sequence TTGCTATTCAAAAAATCATTGATTTTGGCCATGGCCTTTTCTGTGCATTGCTCTAATGGCTTCGCTGAGGAAGTGAGTATGCCTTTGCTCTTTGCTCTGGCTGTCGGCAAGGCGCTTTACCCAGTCCGGGATGGGCTACCGGAACGCTATTGCTTTTTTCCTGCCACCGGCGTCTTTCCTGCCACCGGCGTCTCTCCTGACTACGGCATCAAATTCAAGACTTACCGTCGGGCAGCTTCTGATGATAGTGCCGACAGCGAAGACAGTGGCAGTGAAGATAGCAGCACCTCTGATAAAAACAGCGACAACAGCACGGACAAAAACGAAGCTGATGCTGATGTCCAGTATGTCACCACGACACTTAATCCTTTTCCTGTATCAAATGAAATCAGTCAGTATTGTGCGGCTCTGGCATTGAAAAAGATTAAGCAGGAGCCCGTTTCAGACAGTGAAAAACCTACTGATGCAGAAGTAGACGTGACAGACATGAGCTCTGTTAACCCGCTGGAAATCACCTTACCTGCCTCTGGCAGCGATCATATGGACCATCTGAAAACGCACAAACAGCCCCGTCTGACTGCCCACCAGAGAACCAGATTGCGCCAGTGTGACTATGAGGGGTGCAACTTCGGAACCAGCTATGCGGGCAATCTGAAAAAGCACAAACAGACCCACCTGCCTGCCGACCAGAGACACAAGCTGCACCAGTGTGACCATGAGGACTGCTACTACAGCACCGATTATGTGAGCCATCTGAAAATGCACAAAAAGACCCATCTGCCTGCCGACCAGAGACACAAGCTGTACCAGTGTGACCATGAGGGCTGCGACTACAGCACCGATTATGTGAGTCATCTGAAAATACACAAACAGACCCACCTGCCTGTCGACCAGAGACATAAGAGGTACCATTGTGAGGGCTGCAACTACAGCACCGACCGGGCAGACCATCTGGAAAGGCACAAAGAGACCCACCTGCCTGTCAACCAGAGACTCAAGAAACCCAAGGTTTACCAGTGTGACCATGAAGGCTGCAACTACATCACCAACTACACGGGCAATTTGAAAAAGCACAAACAGACCCACCTGTCTGCCGACCAGAGAGCCAAAAGACCCAAAAGAAGAGCGTATGACCAGCCACCCTCTAACGAGAATAACGCGAAAAGAAAGAAGGGTGATCAAGAATAA
- a CDS encoding C2H2-type zinc finger protein, whose product MLSKKSLILALAIAFSVHCSKGQAQENSLPLLFALAVGKAFFPAWDVLPERYCFFPATGVFPATGVFPATGVEVEVYSRAASDDSAYSEDSGSEDSDTSDENSDNCSDEDETESDAQCENTTLDPFRALIEFSQYCATLRPKKPKLHQCDHEGCDYSSDYVGNLKKHKQIHLPADQRVKAHHCDHEGCDYSSDHKGNLKKHKKIHLPADQRLKGHQCDHEGCNYSTDRAEGLKRHKQTHLPADQRPRKFKVHQCDHGGCNYRTHHKGHLKSHKHIHLPADQKPRKPRVHHCDHEGCDYSTGYISHLKAHQQTHLPADQRVKAHQCDHEGCNYSTDRAEGLKRHKQTHLPADQRSKRLRGHHCDHEGCNYSTEYPGHLSRHKQTHLPADQRSRVHQCDHEGCNYRSNQAGNLKMHKQTHLPACQRPRRRKMHQCDYRGCHYGTGRTEHLKKHRHTHLPADQRPRVHQCDHEGCNYRSDRMSNLNMHKKTHLPGCQRPKVHHCDHKGCDYSTDHTGHLKRHKQTHLSTDQEPKRPKRKAYEQPRSNAKRKKGDKE is encoded by the coding sequence TTGCTATCCAAAAAATCATTGATTTTGGCTTTGGCTATTGCCTTTTCTGTGCATTGCTCTAAAGGCCAGGCTCAGGAAAACAGCTTGCCTTTGCTCTTCGCTCTGGCTGTCGGCAAGGCGTTTTTCCCAGCCTGGGATGTGCTACCGGAACGCTATTGCTTTTTTCCTGCCACCGGCGTCTTTCCTGCCACCGGCGTCTTTCCTGCCACTGGCGTCGAAGTTGAGGTTTACAGTCGGGCAGCCTCTGATGATAGTGCCTACAGCGAAGACAGTGGCAGTGAAGACAGCGACACCTCTGATGAAAACAGCGACAACTGTTCTGACGAAGACGAAACTGAATCTGATGCTCAGTGTGAAAACACGACACTGGATCCTTTTCGGGCATTAATCGAATTCAGTCAGTATTGTGCGACTCTGAGACCCAAGAAACCCAAGCTGCACCAGTGTGACCATGAGGGTTGCGACTACAGCTCCGACTATGTGGGCAATCTGAAAAAACACAAACAGATCCACCTGCCTGCCGACCAGAGAGTCAAGGCGCACCATTGTGACCATGAGGGCTGCGACTACAGCTCCGACCATAAGGGCAATCTGAAAAAACACAAAAAGATCCACCTGCCTGCCGACCAGAGACTCAAGGGGCACCAGTGTGACCATGAGGGCTGCAACTACAGCACTGATCGGGCCGAAGGTCTGAAAAGGCACAAACAGACCCACTTGCCTGCCGACCAGAGACCCAGGAAGTTCAAGGTACACCAGTGTGACCATGGGGGCTGCAACTACCGCACCCACCACAAGGGGCACCTGAAATCGCACAAACATATTCACCTGCCTGCCGACCAGAAACCCAGGAAGCCCAGAGTGCACCATTGTGACCATGAGGGCTGCGACTACAGCACTGGCTACATTAGCCATCTGAAAGCGCACCAACAGACCCACCTGCCTGCCGACCAGAGAGTCAAGGCGCACCAGTGTGACCATGAGGGCTGCAACTACAGCACCGATCGGGCCGAGGGCTTGAAAAGGCACAAACAAACCCACTTGCCTGCCGACCAAAGATCCAAGAGACTCAGGGGGCACCATTGTGATCATGAGGGCTGCAACTACAGCACCGAATATCCGGGTCATCTGAGCAGGCATAAACAGACCCACCTGCCTGCCGACCAGCGATCCAGGGTGCACCAGTGTGACCACGAGGGCTGCAACTACCGCAGCAATCAGGCGGGCAATCTGAAAATGCACAAACAGACCCACCTGCCTGCCTGTCAGAGACCCAGGAGACGCAAGATGCACCAGTGTGATTATCGGGGCTGTCATTACGGCACTGGCCGGACGGAGCATCTGAAAAAGCACAGGCACACCCACCTGCCTGCCGATCAGAGACCCAGGGTGCACCAGTGTGACCATGAGGGCTGCAACTACAGAAGCGACCGGATGAGTAATCTGAACATGCACAAAAAGACCCACCTGCCTGGCTGCCAGAGACCCAAGGTGCATCACTGTGATCATAAAGGCTGCGACTACAGCACCGATCATACGGGCCATCTGAAAAGGCACAAACAGACCCACCTGTCTACCGACCAGGAACCCAAAAGACCCAAAAGAAAAGCGTATGAGCAGCCGCGATCTAACGCGAAAAGAAAGAAGGGCGATAAAGAATGA